One Photobacterium sp. TY1-4 genomic window carries:
- a CDS encoding DUF4336 domain-containing protein gives MNEWSTNRIWYQDMPFKVNGIPVGARMTVIRLNDNKLFIHSPVQLTTKLQLELSKLGQVHAIVSPNMNHHLFLSEWWLAYPNAYFFAPPGLQNKRTDLVFDDALGASTPELWRHQLYQTLLRGSDKMEEVLFCDPQSQTLIVGDTLAWLGNSTHPLAIGLGLLNGCFKSPAMPLYLRITFKDKTRLRQSLQEVLTWPFDRIILSHGQLIGSNGKAQFHQAFKWAL, from the coding sequence ATGAACGAATGGAGCACCAACCGGATCTGGTACCAGGATATGCCGTTCAAAGTGAACGGCATTCCTGTTGGTGCCCGAATGACCGTGATCCGGCTAAACGACAACAAACTCTTTATCCACTCCCCGGTGCAGCTGACCACCAAGCTTCAGTTGGAGTTATCCAAACTTGGGCAGGTCCATGCGATTGTCAGCCCCAATATGAACCATCATTTGTTTCTGTCGGAGTGGTGGCTGGCTTACCCGAACGCCTATTTTTTCGCGCCGCCCGGGTTGCAAAACAAACGCACAGATTTAGTCTTCGATGATGCCCTGGGTGCATCCACACCAGAGCTATGGCGCCATCAGTTGTATCAAACCCTGTTGCGCGGCAGCGATAAAATGGAAGAAGTGCTGTTTTGCGATCCGCAATCCCAAACCCTGATTGTCGGCGATACCCTCGCCTGGCTCGGCAATTCAACCCACCCGCTCGCCATCGGGCTGGGACTGCTGAACGGCTGCTTTAAGTCTCCGGCAATGCCGCTGTACTTGCGAATCACTTTCAAAGACAAAACCCGCTTACGTCAGTCCTTACAGGAAGTGCTGACCTGGCCCTTTGACCGTATTATCCTTTCCCA
- the malT gene encoding HTH-type transcriptional regulator MalT, with translation MWIPSKLTRPARLHNAILRPRLLETLEQAPFYRLVLFRSPAGYGKTTMAAQWLNEHSHTGWFSIDENDNETFRFANYLLQAINKATGNACLKTQAMAERRQFACLSTLFSELFGELGEYHQQTYLVLDDYHVINNDDIHDGMRFFLKSMPDNLTLVVTSRTLPPLGTANLRVRDQLIEVDNHLLAFDEEETRRFFDKRVTTSVESDVLTTLREQVEGWPSALQLIALHAQQKPNNLVESAVSMASFNRGHLWDYLAEEVFDQLDRETQQFLLQCSVLDMFNAELVQELTGRTDALAMLESLNRFGLFLNTLEGDNNWYRFHNLFAEFLRHQRYSQIPQQRAELHSLAAKAWLKQNSPQQALLHALKIEDKELSVHILTEFGWEMFHHGELNLLEDSIALLDREQVFSTPRLALLRLWLMQSQHRYNDVGELIAEAEAQMQKHNVVLDEALQGEFNALRAQVAINQSKPEDALVLSEQALGQLPSTTYRSRIVATSVVGEVHHCLGNLSRALPMMQQTEKMARQYHVYHQALWAILQQSEILLAQGFVQSAFELLDQAFKLVKEQHLQQVPLHEFLLRLRAQILWCWNRLDEAEEAAQKSLEVLAPFDETKSLHAYSMLARIAVTRGEQDKAARYLDLCNSMMDRSVYHIDWRANTDLANLFYWQLKSDIDSIQSWLENAEEPEAACNHFQQLQWRNIARACVNVGELERAQRILDMLLDSCDKHNLITDKNRNLVVQAVLSKRQNDRAQALAHLHEALVLTNSTGMVGIFLCDGGEISDLLQELVDSKRLSELELHRARQLLREMTSKERNRSVHFDENFVEKLLNLPDVPELIRTSPLTQREWQVLGLIYTGYSNEQIASELDVASTTIKTHIRNLYQKLNIANRQQAIETAENLLKLMGF, from the coding sequence ATGTGGATACCTTCGAAACTCACCCGTCCGGCACGCCTTCATAATGCGATTTTGCGTCCTCGTTTGCTGGAAACCCTTGAACAGGCACCTTTTTATCGTCTTGTGTTATTTCGCTCTCCGGCCGGCTACGGTAAAACGACCATGGCGGCCCAATGGCTGAATGAACATTCGCACACCGGTTGGTTCAGTATCGATGAAAACGACAACGAGACCTTCCGGTTCGCCAATTACCTGCTTCAGGCCATCAACAAAGCAACCGGCAATGCCTGCCTGAAAACCCAGGCGATGGCCGAACGCCGCCAGTTTGCCTGCCTTTCGACCCTGTTCAGCGAACTTTTCGGCGAACTCGGCGAATACCACCAACAAACCTATCTGGTCCTCGATGACTATCACGTCATCAACAATGATGATATTCATGACGGCATGCGCTTCTTCCTGAAAAGCATGCCGGACAATCTGACTTTAGTGGTGACCAGCCGGACCCTGCCACCGCTGGGCACAGCAAACTTACGGGTACGCGATCAGCTCATAGAGGTGGATAACCACCTGCTGGCGTTTGATGAAGAAGAAACCCGGCGCTTTTTTGACAAGCGGGTAACCACCAGCGTGGAGTCCGATGTACTGACCACCCTGCGCGAGCAAGTCGAAGGCTGGCCGTCAGCCTTGCAGCTGATTGCGCTCCATGCCCAGCAAAAACCGAACAACCTGGTGGAATCAGCGGTGTCCATGGCCAGCTTTAATCGCGGCCACCTGTGGGATTACCTGGCCGAAGAAGTCTTTGATCAGCTGGATCGGGAAACCCAGCAATTCCTGCTGCAATGCTCCGTGCTGGATATGTTCAATGCGGAACTGGTCCAAGAGCTGACCGGCCGCACCGACGCCCTGGCGATGCTGGAATCCCTCAATCGCTTCGGCCTGTTCCTCAATACGCTGGAAGGCGATAACAACTGGTACCGCTTCCACAACCTGTTTGCCGAGTTCTTGCGCCACCAACGCTACTCGCAAATTCCGCAGCAGCGCGCCGAGCTGCATTCCCTGGCGGCAAAAGCCTGGCTGAAACAGAACTCTCCCCAGCAAGCTCTGCTCCATGCGCTGAAAATCGAAGATAAAGAGCTCAGTGTGCATATTCTGACGGAGTTTGGCTGGGAGATGTTCCACCATGGCGAGCTGAATCTCCTCGAAGACAGCATTGCCCTGCTCGACCGGGAGCAAGTGTTCAGCACCCCACGCCTTGCCCTGCTGCGCCTGTGGCTGATGCAGAGCCAGCACCGTTACAATGATGTCGGTGAATTGATTGCCGAAGCCGAAGCCCAGATGCAAAAACACAATGTGGTACTCGACGAGGCCCTGCAAGGCGAGTTCAACGCCCTGCGTGCCCAGGTGGCCATCAACCAGAGCAAACCGGAAGATGCGCTGGTGCTCTCCGAGCAAGCCCTCGGTCAGCTGCCGTCCACCACCTACCGCAGCCGGATTGTCGCGACCTCCGTGGTTGGCGAAGTGCATCATTGCCTCGGTAACCTCAGTCGTGCCCTGCCGATGATGCAGCAGACCGAAAAGATGGCCCGTCAGTATCATGTCTACCACCAGGCACTGTGGGCGATTCTGCAGCAGAGTGAAATTCTGCTGGCTCAGGGCTTTGTCCAGTCCGCCTTTGAACTGTTGGATCAGGCATTCAAACTGGTGAAAGAGCAGCACCTGCAGCAAGTGCCGCTGCATGAATTCCTGCTCCGCTTACGAGCACAAATTCTGTGGTGCTGGAACCGACTTGACGAGGCTGAGGAAGCCGCCCAGAAGAGCCTGGAAGTGCTGGCGCCGTTTGATGAAACCAAATCACTTCACGCCTATTCGATGCTGGCCCGAATTGCCGTTACCCGTGGCGAGCAGGACAAAGCCGCTCGGTATCTGGACTTATGTAACAGCATGATGGATCGCTCGGTGTACCACATCGACTGGCGTGCCAATACCGATCTGGCCAACCTGTTCTACTGGCAGCTGAAAAGCGATATCGACAGCATCCAGTCCTGGCTGGAGAACGCCGAAGAGCCGGAAGCCGCTTGTAACCACTTCCAGCAATTGCAATGGCGCAACATCGCCCGCGCTTGCGTGAATGTCGGTGAACTGGAGCGCGCACAGCGGATCCTCGACATGTTGCTGGACAGCTGTGATAAGCATAATCTGATCACAGACAAGAACCGCAACCTGGTGGTGCAGGCCGTCCTGAGCAAGCGTCAGAATGACCGGGCACAGGCCCTGGCCCATCTGCATGAAGCCCTGGTCCTGACCAACAGTACCGGCATGGTCGGGATCTTTTTATGTGACGGTGGGGAGATCAGTGACTTGTTGCAAGAGCTAGTCGACAGTAAACGTCTGAGTGAACTGGAATTGCATCGGGCCCGTCAGCTCCTGCGAGAAATGACCAGCAAAGAGCGCAACCGCTCAGTCCATTTCGACGAGAATTTCGTCGAGAAACTACTGAACCTGCCGGATGTTCCGGAGCTGATCCGGACCAGTCCGCTGACGCAACGGGAATGGCAGGTCCTGGGACTGATCTACACTGGTTATAGTAACGAGCAAATTGCGTCTGAGCTTGATGTTGCCTCGACAACGATCAAAACTCATATCCGAAACCTCTATCAGAAACTGAACATTGCCAATCGCCAGCAGGCGATCGAGACAGCGGAAAATCTGTTGAAACTAATGGGGTTCTGA
- a CDS encoding glycogen/starch/alpha-glucan phosphorylase: MSMNGQTKQFDKAAFKAAVEKHLSTTYAHTAETATTRSWYLAMGRALAEISTSSLLATEQKLAAENARSVNYLSLEFLIGRLTGNNLISMGLYENVAEAMEELGQNLTDLLEEERDPALGNGGLGRLAACFMDSLAAQEFPAVGYGLHYEYGLFRQSFVDGRQMEAPDAWRGLEGYPWEVLRPELSQTVSLYGHVETYTDEQGNACRRWVPGMTVEGVAWDLPIVGYDNQSVYPLRLWECRSNAPFNLARFNDGDYVGAQYPALEAGNVTKVLYPNDNHDQGKALRLMQQYFHCACSVADILRRHIGAGNTIEDLAKLETIQLNDTHPTIAIPELMRILIDEYKLGWDAAWAISSKTFAYTNHTLLPEALETWSESLIAEMLPRHMEIIFEINHRFMKLVEQTWPGNNEVKRKLSIIQEGPQRMVRMANLCVVSTYAVNGVAALHSDLVKRDLFPEFNELFPGRLTNVTNGVTPRRWIKYCNPGLSALISEKVGEDWPLKLEKVAGLEKFADDEAFQKRYMAVKKENKQRLADWVKENMDIDLDTNAIFDIQIKRLHEYKRQHLNLLHILSLYHRLINDPTFDMHPRVFFFGAKAAPGYALAKDIIFAINQVAEKVNHDPRLKGKLKVVFIPDYRVSLAEILFPAADVSEQISTAGKEASGTGNMKFAMNGALTIGTMDGANVEMREEVGDDNIFIFGLLVDEVQKLKQEGYDPYRYYHADSLLRAALDVLETDEFTPGYPGQLAAIRQNLLEGGDPYLVLADFADYVKTHEKIDAEYRDQKTWARKAILNTALMSKFSSDRSIRDYANNIWKLAPVSR; the protein is encoded by the coding sequence ATGTCTATGAATGGTCAGACAAAACAATTCGATAAGGCAGCATTCAAAGCAGCTGTCGAGAAACACCTTTCCACCACCTATGCCCATACTGCCGAGACAGCAACAACGCGGAGCTGGTACCTGGCGATGGGCCGTGCCTTGGCAGAAATCAGTACCAGCAGTCTGCTGGCGACGGAACAGAAGTTGGCCGCAGAAAATGCCCGCAGCGTGAACTACCTGTCGCTTGAATTTCTGATCGGCCGCCTGACCGGGAACAACCTGATCAGCATGGGTTTGTATGAGAACGTTGCTGAGGCAATGGAAGAGCTGGGTCAGAACCTGACGGATCTGCTGGAAGAAGAGCGCGATCCGGCGTTGGGTAATGGTGGTTTGGGACGCCTGGCGGCTTGTTTCATGGACTCACTGGCTGCTCAGGAATTTCCGGCAGTGGGTTACGGCCTGCACTACGAGTATGGCTTGTTCCGGCAGTCGTTTGTCGATGGTCGCCAGATGGAAGCCCCGGATGCGTGGCGTGGTCTCGAAGGCTACCCGTGGGAAGTACTGCGTCCTGAATTGTCGCAAACCGTGAGCCTGTACGGTCATGTAGAGACTTACACGGACGAGCAAGGCAATGCTTGCCGTCGCTGGGTACCGGGGATGACGGTTGAGGGTGTGGCCTGGGATCTGCCGATTGTTGGTTACGACAATCAGAGTGTTTACCCACTGCGTTTGTGGGAATGCCGTTCCAATGCACCGTTTAACCTGGCGCGTTTCAATGACGGTGACTATGTGGGTGCTCAATATCCTGCACTGGAAGCCGGGAACGTCACCAAAGTGCTGTATCCGAACGACAATCACGACCAGGGTAAAGCGCTGCGCCTGATGCAGCAGTATTTCCACTGCGCCTGTTCGGTAGCGGATATCCTTCGCCGTCATATCGGGGCAGGGAACACCATTGAAGATCTGGCCAAGCTGGAAACCATTCAGCTGAACGATACCCACCCGACGATCGCGATCCCGGAACTGATGCGTATTTTGATCGATGAATACAAGCTGGGTTGGGATGCGGCGTGGGCGATTTCCTCGAAGACGTTTGCCTATACGAACCATACCCTGCTGCCGGAAGCACTGGAGACCTGGAGCGAGTCGCTGATCGCTGAGATGCTGCCACGTCACATGGAAATCATCTTCGAAATCAACCATCGTTTCATGAAGCTGGTCGAGCAAACCTGGCCGGGTAACAATGAAGTCAAGCGCAAGCTGTCGATTATTCAGGAAGGCCCGCAGCGCATGGTGCGTATGGCGAACCTGTGTGTGGTCAGCACCTATGCCGTGAACGGCGTCGCAGCGCTGCACTCTGATCTGGTGAAACGCGATCTGTTCCCTGAGTTCAACGAACTGTTTCCGGGCCGCCTGACCAACGTCACCAACGGTGTCACACCGCGTCGCTGGATTAAATACTGTAACCCGGGCCTGTCTGCGCTGATCAGCGAGAAAGTGGGTGAGGACTGGCCGTTGAAGCTGGAGAAAGTGGCTGGTCTAGAGAAGTTTGCTGACGATGAAGCGTTCCAGAAACGTTACATGGCCGTGAAGAAAGAGAACAAGCAGCGCCTGGCCGACTGGGTGAAAGAGAACATGGATATCGACCTCGATACCAATGCGATCTTTGATATCCAAATCAAGCGTCTGCATGAATACAAGCGTCAGCACCTGAACCTGCTGCACATTCTGTCGCTGTATCACCGCCTGATCAACGATCCGACGTTTGACATGCACCCGCGCGTGTTCTTCTTCGGTGCCAAGGCAGCGCCGGGCTACGCGCTGGCAAAAGACATCATCTTTGCCATTAATCAAGTGGCAGAGAAGGTGAATCATGACCCGCGTCTGAAGGGCAAACTGAAAGTCGTCTTTATCCCGGATTACCGCGTCAGCCTGGCAGAAATCCTGTTCCCGGCAGCCGATGTCTCCGAGCAGATTTCCACCGCCGGTAAAGAAGCATCCGGTACCGGGAACATGAAGTTCGCGATGAATGGTGCTCTGACTATCGGCACCATGGACGGTGCGAACGTTGAAATGCGTGAAGAAGTCGGTGACGACAATATCTTTATCTTCGGCCTGTTGGTCGACGAGGTACAAAAACTAAAACAAGAGGGCTACGACCCTTACCGCTACTACCATGCAGATAGCCTGCTTCGTGCGGCGCTGGATGTCTTGGAGACCGATGAGTTCACCCCTGGGTATCCGGGCCAGCTGGCTGCGATTCGCCAGAATCTGCTGGAGGGTGGCGACCCTTACCTGGTGCTGGCTGACTTTGCGGATTACGTGAAAACACACGAGAAGATTGATGCGGAGTACCGCGATCAGAAAACGTGGGCACGGAAAGCCATCCTCAATACAGCCCTGATGAGCAAATTCAGCTCAGACCGGAGTATCCGCGATTATGCGAATAACATCTGGAAACTGGCACCGGTGAGCCGTTAA